A single Pantoea rwandensis DNA region contains:
- a CDS encoding GlxA family transcriptional regulator produces MPQPVYFLVLPGVMALDLTGPAETLQLADGFFALHYIGPQASVRCSTSMTIADIAPMPDSLPDNSLLVVPGVNDSKVWFDTAPAAAARDWLRSQQSAIQSKRITLVCICSGALLSAQAGLLNGVQCTTHHDVLPRLKAAAPAALVKDNRVFVEDHGIWTSAGITAGIDLALHLINRLCGAPQALKVAREMVVWFRRSGDDPQLSPWLRYRNHLHPAIHRAQDVMIAHPEHDWSLTMLAERAHVSERHLTRLFRQHLGISVREYHEQLRLVIARQRQQQGEAAEKAALAAGFSSARQLRRAHQRWDDQLTR; encoded by the coding sequence ATGCCGCAGCCCGTCTATTTTCTGGTTCTTCCTGGCGTGATGGCGCTCGACCTCACTGGCCCGGCGGAAACCCTGCAACTGGCGGATGGCTTTTTTGCCTTGCACTACATCGGCCCGCAAGCCAGCGTGCGCTGCTCCACCAGCATGACGATCGCGGATATCGCGCCGATGCCCGATAGCCTGCCCGATAACAGCCTGCTGGTGGTACCCGGCGTGAATGACTCCAAAGTCTGGTTCGATACGGCACCTGCTGCTGCCGCGCGCGACTGGCTACGCTCACAACAGTCCGCCATCCAGTCTAAACGCATCACATTAGTCTGCATCTGTTCCGGTGCACTGCTCTCGGCGCAGGCTGGATTGTTAAATGGTGTCCAGTGCACCACTCACCACGATGTGTTACCGCGCCTGAAAGCCGCCGCACCGGCTGCGTTAGTGAAAGATAACCGCGTGTTCGTGGAAGATCATGGCATCTGGACCAGCGCGGGCATCACGGCGGGCATCGATCTGGCATTGCATCTGATCAATCGACTGTGCGGTGCACCGCAGGCGCTGAAAGTGGCGCGGGAAATGGTGGTATGGTTCCGGCGTTCCGGTGACGATCCACAACTGTCGCCGTGGCTGCGCTATCGCAATCACCTGCATCCGGCAATTCACCGCGCGCAGGACGTGATGATTGCCCATCCCGAACACGATTGGTCGCTCACCATGCTGGCCGAGCGTGCACACGTCAGTGAACGTCACTTAACGCGCCTGTTCCGCCAGCATCTCGGCATCAGCGTGCGTGAATACCATGAACAGCTGCGTTTGGTGATTGCGCGCCAGCGCCAGCAGCAGGGTGAAGCCGCTGAGAAAGCGGCGCTGGCGGCGGGATTCTCCTCGGCACGCCAGCTGCGTCGCGCGCATCAGCGCTGGGACGATCAGCTCACCAGATGA
- a CDS encoding amino acid ABC transporter permease/ATP-binding protein, which produces MDDFLKYLTFPYLWEGAVIAVQLLVGALAGGILIGFFLALASTSKHWFIRVPVKTYIYLLRGTPVLLQLILLYNVLPEFGLRFSPFTSALLALMINETAFCAEIIRGGIMSTDRDQSMAAQAFGYSRTKEMIHVVIPQALRAILPTMGNETVGLLKSTSLASVVGVNELTMRGQAIVSQNFLFIPVLVASGGIYLILSTLLAGGQWWLEKFYNLDERARRARARLAKLPPEADVMSMQLPKRRWDTQTAAPVLEVDNLCVEYAGKAVLKSLSLTVRRGEVVVLLGRSGSGKSTLLKSILALTPRSSGTIQTEGHFMGSDENGRPLAARHLPANRAKSGIGIVFQHFALFDHLTALENVMSILLRVQGAQPEIARAKAMRALKMVGLQDFAASLPHELSGGQKQRVGIARALAAEPQILLFDEPTSALDPELVREVNQTMRSLAQTGITMIISTHDIAFAAGVADRVVFLQNGALIEEGPPSILQNPKTPAFATFLEHENAAEAQHANA; this is translated from the coding sequence TTGGATGATTTTCTTAAGTACCTGACCTTCCCTTACCTGTGGGAAGGGGCCGTCATCGCTGTTCAGCTGCTGGTCGGCGCATTAGCGGGCGGCATCCTGATTGGCTTTTTCCTGGCGTTGGCCAGCACCTCAAAGCACTGGTTTATCCGCGTGCCGGTGAAAACGTACATCTATCTGCTGCGCGGCACGCCGGTGCTGCTGCAACTGATTCTGCTCTACAACGTACTGCCAGAGTTCGGCCTGCGTTTCAGCCCGTTCACCAGTGCCCTGCTGGCGTTGATGATTAATGAAACCGCCTTCTGCGCCGAGATTATTCGCGGCGGCATTATGTCCACCGATCGCGATCAGAGCATGGCAGCGCAGGCCTTTGGCTATTCGCGCACCAAAGAGATGATCCACGTGGTGATTCCGCAAGCGCTGCGCGCCATTCTGCCGACCATGGGCAATGAAACCGTCGGCCTGCTGAAATCGACCTCGCTGGCTTCCGTCGTGGGCGTGAATGAGCTGACGATGCGCGGCCAGGCCATTGTGTCGCAGAACTTCCTGTTCATTCCGGTACTGGTGGCCTCGGGCGGTATTTACCTGATTCTCTCTACGCTGCTGGCGGGTGGTCAGTGGTGGCTGGAGAAATTCTATAACCTCGACGAACGTGCCCGCCGTGCCCGTGCGCGCCTGGCAAAACTGCCGCCAGAAGCGGACGTGATGTCGATGCAGTTGCCGAAACGTCGCTGGGATACGCAAACCGCCGCGCCGGTGCTGGAAGTAGACAACCTGTGCGTCGAATACGCCGGAAAAGCGGTGCTGAAATCCCTGTCGCTGACCGTGCGTCGTGGCGAAGTCGTGGTGCTGCTCGGTCGTTCCGGTTCCGGTAAAAGTACCCTGCTGAAATCGATTCTGGCGCTGACGCCACGCAGTAGCGGCACCATCCAGACCGAAGGCCACTTTATGGGCAGCGATGAAAACGGCCGCCCTCTGGCTGCGCGTCATCTGCCCGCTAACCGCGCCAAATCCGGCATCGGTATCGTGTTCCAGCACTTCGCGCTGTTCGATCACCTCACCGCGCTGGAAAACGTGATGAGTATTCTGCTGCGAGTGCAGGGTGCCCAACCCGAAATCGCCCGCGCTAAAGCAATGCGTGCCCTGAAGATGGTCGGATTGCAGGATTTCGCCGCCTCACTGCCGCATGAGTTGTCCGGCGGGCAGAAACAGCGTGTCGGCATCGCCCGTGCGCTGGCAGCAGAACCACAAATCCTGCTGTTCGATGAGCCGACCTCGGCGCTCGATCCTGAGCTGGTACGTGAAGTGAACCAGACTATGCGCAGCCTGGCGCAAACCGGCATCACCATGATCATCAGCACACATGATATTGCCTTTGCGGCGGGCGTGGCCGATCGCGTGGTGTTCCTGCAGAACGGGGCGCTGATTGAAGAAGGTCCACCGTCGATTTTGCAGAATCCAAAAACGCCGGCTTTTGCCACCTTCCTTGAACATGAAAATGCCGCGGAGGCTCAGCATGCCAATGCATGA
- a CDS encoding acyltransferase, with protein sequence MSQKIHWIDNLRAVACLMVIVIHTTTWYITGPVAVTGFSWDVANLLNSASRVCVPLFFMISGYLFFGERSAQGRHLLRIVLCLLFYSAVALAYITWLTPISEGRSLLKLLQKPVFYHLWFFFAIIGIYLLSPLIQVKSVQPRYVALLVIVLAVLANPNTVSQSLGPFHWLPVNLYVSGDSIYYLLYALLGRAIGCMETDKRGISWLAGLGFIVCWMGITLGTKQMLKINGAFNDTWYLYCGPLVFIAAISLLVLFKNVLNSRTLPMLATISRYSLPIYGFHALFIHFLRTNHYDNMARPWLDLPWVFGITLIGSLLLAVLLKRVDKYHLVS encoded by the coding sequence ATGTCGCAAAAAATACACTGGATCGACAACTTACGTGCGGTTGCCTGCCTGATGGTGATCGTCATTCACACCACCACCTGGTACATCACCGGGCCAGTGGCCGTCACGGGGTTCAGCTGGGATGTGGCGAACCTGCTCAACTCCGCGTCGCGCGTCTGTGTGCCGCTGTTTTTTATGATCTCAGGCTATCTGTTTTTTGGGGAACGCAGCGCGCAAGGGCGGCATCTGCTGCGCATCGTACTGTGTTTACTGTTCTACAGCGCCGTAGCGCTGGCCTATATCACCTGGCTGACGCCGATCAGCGAAGGCCGCTCGTTGCTGAAATTGCTGCAAAAACCGGTGTTCTATCACCTGTGGTTTTTCTTCGCCATCATCGGCATCTACCTGCTGTCACCACTGATTCAGGTGAAAAGCGTGCAACCGCGCTACGTGGCGCTTTTGGTGATCGTGCTGGCGGTGCTGGCGAATCCCAACACCGTGAGTCAATCGCTGGGCCCCTTCCACTGGCTGCCGGTCAATCTCTACGTCAGTGGCGACAGCATCTATTACCTGCTGTATGCGCTACTGGGACGGGCGATTGGCTGCATGGAAACCGATAAACGTGGCATCAGCTGGCTGGCGGGATTGGGGTTTATCGTCTGCTGGATGGGGATTACGCTCGGGACCAAACAGATGCTGAAAATCAACGGCGCCTTCAACGATACCTGGTATCTCTACTGCGGTCCGCTGGTGTTTATTGCCGCCATTAGTTTGTTGGTGCTGTTCAAGAATGTACTGAACAGCCGCACGCTACCGATGCTGGCAACAATTTCGCGCTACTCACTGCCGATTTATGGCTTCCATGCACTGTTTATTCATTTCTTGCGCACCAACCATTACGACAACATGGCACGTCCGTGGCTGGATCTGCCGTGGGTATTTGGCATCACGCTGATTGGCAGCTTGTTGCTGGCCGTGCTGCTAAAACGCGTGGACAAATATCATCTGGTGAGCTGA
- a CDS encoding transporter substrate-binding domain-containing protein → MKFARIALLISGITGTLLAGLSSAHAASTDPITPTASDFAAMAQCKALQTKYPSLKGKDLVVGLGGYTKGFEAPSEKDPSIIEGLDPSLFERISSCLGAKHSYQTGSFNVLLTSISSGRADIGPMLYVTDERLKQIAFVASMQVQDGSILAKGNPKKIITVDDLCGKTVAAAAGSYEANKLVPEQSAKCTAAGKPEVSMLMVQNTDNSIQAVKSGRADIYLTEAGSAIAIAKADKTLESGFTVDLPIMVGFPIAKDNTTLRSAVMDAMKVIQESGAQKKLLDYWGQGSAAERPVVARG, encoded by the coding sequence ATGAAATTTGCACGCATCGCATTACTGATCTCTGGCATCACCGGCACGCTGTTAGCGGGCCTCTCCAGCGCCCATGCCGCCAGCACCGACCCGATTACGCCAACCGCCAGCGATTTTGCGGCGATGGCGCAGTGCAAGGCGCTGCAGACCAAATACCCGTCACTCAAAGGCAAAGATCTGGTGGTAGGCCTGGGTGGCTATACCAAAGGCTTCGAAGCCCCTTCTGAAAAAGACCCAAGCATTATTGAAGGTCTCGATCCTTCGCTGTTCGAACGTATCAGCAGCTGCCTTGGGGCGAAACACAGTTATCAGACCGGTTCGTTCAACGTGCTGCTGACCTCCATCTCCAGCGGTCGTGCCGATATCGGGCCGATGCTGTATGTCACCGATGAACGTCTGAAGCAGATCGCTTTCGTCGCCTCCATGCAGGTGCAGGATGGTTCGATTCTGGCGAAGGGCAACCCGAAAAAAATTATCACTGTGGATGACCTGTGCGGCAAAACTGTGGCCGCCGCTGCCGGTTCTTACGAAGCCAACAAACTGGTACCTGAGCAGAGCGCCAAATGCACCGCCGCCGGTAAGCCAGAAGTCAGCATGCTGATGGTACAGAACACTGACAACAGCATTCAGGCGGTGAAAAGCGGTCGCGCCGACATTTATCTGACTGAAGCCGGTTCCGCCATCGCCATCGCCAAAGCCGACAAAACGCTGGAAAGCGGCTTTACCGTTGACCTGCCGATCATGGTTGGCTTCCCTATCGCTAAAGACAACACCACGCTGCGCAGTGCAGTGATGGATGCGATGAAAGTGATTCAGGAGAGCGGTGCGCAGAAAAAATTGCTGGATTACTGGGGTCAGGGCAGCGCTGCTGAACGCCCGGTTGTTGCACGTGGTTAA
- a CDS encoding ABC transporter substrate-binding protein, whose product MHSLIFNQGDASESRIYYCAHYLADSLGLFAAEQLQVSFTTSASGGHTVQGGQVPAVLSREADLTLGGPMVVMKHYQQHGAELQCFCASVAANPWFLAAAQAQPGFQLSDLRGKRVLDVGNVGTATLTFRWLLSQHGLLDQVELIAGSGDQARDFAAVASGEADYALHAMHMLAPAIAAGQLSSISSLALLCGKVPWSAYIARADVLTEKAAAFAAFSRAIEQALAWIATHDAAALAAQVQHSYPDYPLDALVTGLAAYQQAHVFAPNGRIPAVEFDHFSQLLSAIGWLDPSQPVPYRELVTQAGAE is encoded by the coding sequence ATGCACTCGTTAATCTTCAATCAGGGCGATGCCAGCGAATCACGCATCTATTACTGCGCCCACTACCTGGCCGACAGCCTCGGCTTGTTTGCCGCTGAGCAGTTGCAGGTGAGCTTCACCACCAGCGCATCGGGCGGCCATACCGTGCAAGGCGGGCAAGTGCCGGCGGTGTTGAGCCGCGAAGCGGACCTCACGCTGGGCGGACCGATGGTGGTGATGAAGCATTACCAACAGCACGGCGCTGAGTTGCAGTGCTTTTGCGCTTCGGTCGCCGCCAACCCGTGGTTTCTGGCGGCAGCGCAGGCTCAACCCGGTTTTCAGCTCAGTGATTTGCGCGGTAAACGCGTGCTGGATGTCGGTAACGTCGGCACCGCCACGCTGACCTTCCGCTGGCTACTGTCCCAGCATGGTTTGCTGGATCAGGTGGAGTTGATTGCCGGTAGTGGCGATCAGGCACGGGATTTCGCGGCCGTCGCCAGCGGTGAAGCGGACTATGCGCTGCACGCCATGCATATGCTGGCACCGGCGATTGCCGCCGGACAGCTGAGCAGCATCAGTAGCCTCGCTTTACTGTGCGGCAAGGTGCCGTGGAGCGCCTACATTGCGCGGGCCGATGTCCTCACTGAGAAAGCCGCTGCGTTTGCTGCCTTCTCGCGCGCCATCGAACAGGCACTGGCGTGGATCGCCACGCATGATGCCGCAGCACTGGCGGCACAGGTGCAGCACAGTTATCCCGATTATCCGCTTGATGCGCTAGTCACCGGTTTAGCCGCTTATCAGCAAGCCCACGTCTTCGCGCCCAACGGCCGGATTCCAGCAGTTGAATTTGACCACTTCAGCCAGTTGCTGAGCGCTATCGGCTGGCTGGATCCCTCTCAGCCCGTTCCCTATCGCGAGCTGGTGACGCAAGCAGGAGCAGAGTGA
- a CDS encoding mandelate racemase/muconate lactonizing enzyme family protein, whose protein sequence is MKITNVEAFYLRLPVIEQRTDSSQDALLIKITTDAGITGWGEVDGSPYVTKAIIEAPYSHTMVTGLKSLLIGENPLETGRLWKKMHKATIYYGRSGAVLQAMAGIDIALWDIKGKALGKPIVELLGGAMRDKMRVYSSNMFQYSVEETVARAQHAIDTGHTGVKFGWEPFGTDEALDLRYLEALRTAMGDKVDLMLDVGHVWDAKTTVRRSQRYEHLNLFWIEEPLHPDNYAGYGQVSAACQQHIAAGEQECSVVGFQRLIDEGGIDIVQIDLTRTGFTQAMEIASYAHSRGRKVCNHNFTTDINTAASLHFLCAIENALVMEYCVEPGEISRSLAKNPVRIADGYAWLPSEPGLGVEPNEAVIEKFLVRD, encoded by the coding sequence ATGAAGATCACCAACGTTGAAGCGTTTTATCTGCGTCTGCCGGTTATTGAGCAGCGCACCGATAGCTCGCAGGATGCACTGCTAATCAAAATCACCACCGATGCGGGCATCACCGGTTGGGGTGAAGTGGATGGCAGCCCGTATGTCACCAAAGCCATTATCGAAGCGCCCTATTCGCACACCATGGTCACCGGACTGAAATCGCTGCTGATCGGCGAGAACCCGCTGGAGACCGGCCGCCTGTGGAAGAAGATGCACAAAGCCACCATTTACTACGGGCGCAGCGGTGCAGTGCTGCAGGCGATGGCAGGGATTGATATCGCCCTGTGGGACATCAAAGGCAAAGCTCTGGGCAAACCAATTGTTGAGCTGCTGGGCGGCGCGATGCGCGACAAGATGCGCGTTTACTCCTCCAACATGTTCCAGTACAGCGTAGAAGAAACGGTGGCGCGCGCGCAGCACGCCATCGATACCGGCCACACTGGCGTGAAATTTGGCTGGGAGCCGTTTGGCACCGATGAAGCGCTGGATCTGCGCTATCTGGAAGCGCTACGTACGGCGATGGGTGACAAAGTGGATCTGATGCTGGATGTGGGTCATGTCTGGGATGCGAAAACCACCGTGCGCCGCAGCCAGCGCTATGAACATCTCAATTTGTTCTGGATCGAAGAGCCGCTGCACCCGGACAACTATGCCGGTTATGGTCAGGTCTCTGCTGCCTGTCAGCAGCACATCGCCGCCGGTGAGCAAGAGTGTTCGGTGGTGGGTTTCCAGCGCCTGATTGATGAAGGCGGCATCGATATCGTGCAAATTGACCTGACGCGCACCGGCTTTACTCAGGCGATGGAGATCGCCAGCTACGCGCATAGCCGTGGTCGTAAAGTGTGTAACCACAACTTCACCACCGACATCAACACCGCCGCCTCGCTGCACTTCCTGTGTGCGATTGAGAACGCGCTGGTGATGGAGTATTGCGTGGAGCCAGGTGAGATCAGCCGTTCGCTGGCGAAAAATCCAGTGCGCATCGCCGATGGTTACGCGTGGTTGCCGAGCGAGCCAGGTTTAGGTGTGGAGCCGAACGAAGCGGTGATCGAGAAGTTCCTCGTACGCGACTAA
- a CDS encoding GntR family transcriptional regulator produces the protein MAGKSSTPSRKSSAPLAQEAATDGNWQAARPRTLVDHAVDAILSAASRGLILPGDRIAEPDLVAKLGMSRVPIREALRILESQGIVTSEPYKGIRLMEISHQRLEQIIDVRIPLETLACRRAIEAGRNGTEQLTQLYKGVAQMQTMMQNDDVYGFASADTDFHRTLCSFAHNPVLSNLWESIARQLTVIFGLSTMGKSMSDIIEEHQRLINVFAEGDIAQMTDEIENHIRIQALDVDYETLITQRRQQRSAVG, from the coding sequence ATGGCAGGAAAATCATCCACCCCAAGCCGTAAAAGCAGCGCACCGCTGGCGCAGGAAGCCGCCACAGACGGCAACTGGCAAGCTGCGCGTCCGCGCACGCTGGTCGATCATGCGGTAGACGCCATTCTCAGCGCCGCCTCGCGCGGATTGATTTTACCCGGTGACCGCATCGCTGAACCGGATCTGGTCGCAAAACTCGGCATGAGTCGCGTGCCGATTCGTGAAGCGCTGCGCATTCTCGAAAGCCAGGGCATCGTCACCAGCGAGCCGTATAAAGGCATTCGTTTGATGGAGATCTCCCATCAGCGGCTGGAGCAGATTATCGATGTGCGTATCCCGCTGGAGACGCTGGCCTGTCGCCGCGCCATTGAAGCAGGTCGTAATGGCACTGAGCAACTGACGCAGCTTTATAAGGGCGTGGCACAGATGCAAACCATGATGCAAAACGACGATGTGTATGGCTTTGCCTCGGCGGACACCGATTTCCATCGCACGCTGTGCAGCTTCGCCCACAACCCGGTATTGAGCAATTTGTGGGAGTCGATCGCACGCCAGCTGACGGTGATTTTCGGCCTTTCCACCATGGGCAAATCGATGAGCGACATCATTGAAGAGCACCAGCGGCTGATCAACGTGTTCGCCGAGGGCGATATCGCGCAGATGACCGATGAGATTGAAAACCACATCCGCATTCAGGCACTGGATGTGGATTACGAGACCTTGATTACGCAGCGCCGACAGCAGCGTTCCGCTGTGGGCTGA
- a CDS encoding dihydroorotase, whose protein sequence is MKQLIINGLVVTETRAAPADVLIENGKISGLLMPGALTDGVDEIIDAQGLIIVPGAIDVHTHFTGSHDFPEQELREGTRGAAAHGVTTIVEMPHSLPPATSLANFTAKQRWLADNCSVDYAMWAGLDGRNVHELAALDQAGALAFKAFLCSGAPNGEATDEKGLPRLDDDGLLRAMRELATFDGLIGVHAENHDILIGAGSELRRAGRKDTRAHALAGPEIAEIEAVGRVLAVAEETGARCHIVHVSSARAAETIVAAKGKVRASFETCPHYLILDEDDLVRIGPNARCGPPIRPRPVVDALWQVLLRGDVDMIASDHCPYTPAQKQAGEASIWDAGMGLTGVETLSPMFFSAAHIDRGLALTEFARMTASGPAKAFQLWGKKGAIAPGFDADLVFIDAQQSWTVEGEKFQGLGKWSAFEGMRCQGKVVRTLIRGVTVFQDDQMQVEPGFGQFVTRQV, encoded by the coding sequence ATGAAACAATTAATTATCAACGGTTTGGTGGTGACAGAAACCCGCGCTGCACCCGCCGATGTGCTGATTGAAAATGGCAAAATCAGCGGTTTGCTGATGCCGGGTGCCCTCACTGACGGCGTCGATGAAATCATTGATGCGCAAGGTTTAATCATCGTGCCTGGCGCGATTGATGTGCACACCCATTTCACCGGTTCGCATGATTTTCCGGAGCAGGAATTGCGCGAAGGCACGCGCGGTGCGGCCGCACACGGCGTCACTACCATCGTTGAAATGCCACACTCGCTGCCGCCTGCCACCAGCCTCGCCAACTTCACCGCTAAGCAGCGCTGGCTGGCGGACAACTGCTCGGTGGATTACGCCATGTGGGCCGGACTGGATGGCCGCAACGTGCACGAACTGGCGGCGCTGGATCAGGCCGGTGCCCTGGCGTTCAAAGCGTTCCTGTGCAGCGGCGCACCCAACGGCGAAGCCACTGACGAGAAAGGCTTACCGCGCCTCGACGATGATGGTTTGCTGCGTGCGATGCGTGAACTGGCCACCTTTGACGGCTTGATTGGCGTGCACGCTGAGAACCACGACATCTTGATCGGTGCCGGTAGCGAACTGCGCCGCGCTGGACGCAAAGATACCCGCGCGCATGCGCTGGCCGGGCCAGAAATCGCCGAAATCGAAGCCGTGGGTCGCGTCTTAGCGGTAGCGGAAGAGACCGGCGCACGCTGCCACATCGTGCACGTCAGCTCCGCACGCGCCGCCGAAACCATTGTTGCTGCTAAAGGCAAGGTGCGCGCCAGTTTTGAAACCTGTCCGCACTATCTGATTCTGGATGAAGACGATCTGGTACGCATCGGACCGAATGCGCGCTGTGGCCCGCCGATCCGCCCACGCCCGGTGGTCGATGCGCTGTGGCAGGTGCTGCTGCGCGGTGACGTCGACATGATCGCCTCGGACCACTGCCCCTACACCCCGGCACAGAAACAAGCCGGTGAAGCCAGCATCTGGGACGCGGGTATGGGACTAACCGGCGTTGAAACATTAAGTCCGATGTTCTTCAGCGCGGCGCATATCGATCGCGGTCTGGCCCTCACGGAATTTGCCCGCATGACCGCCAGCGGCCCCGCCAAAGCCTTCCAGCTGTGGGGCAAAAAAGGCGCGATTGCACCCGGCTTCGATGCCGATTTGGTGTTTATCGATGCGCAGCAAAGCTGGACCGTGGAGGGGGAAAAATTCCAGGGACTTGGCAAGTGGAGCGCATTTGAAGGGATGCGCTGTCAGGGTAAAGTGGTGCGCACACTTATTCGTGGTGTCACGGTATTCCAGGATGACCAGATGCAGGTTGAACCCGGCTTTGGTCAGTTCGTGACCCGGCAGGTATAA
- a CDS encoding D-2-hydroxyacid dehydrogenase — translation MHIHIENDASAPQALHLSMLHLQQQLDAHPQLRGHFTLSENSHVAHTADFLATSDILWSGRKLALDTFSAPRLGWVQVMSAGVEQWLTHLPQGVTLTNASGVHGDKGAEFILMAALMFNFGIPGFLQDQAQRLWRPTFGGCARGKTVLLLGVGGIGTAAAKLLTAQGYRVIGVTRSGQCDADVARCIRIDAMDDVLPQVDVLVSTLPLTPQTDRLFDRRRLDLLPARAGIVIVGRAAVFDYTAMREKLCAGELAGAVLDVYPQEPLPVDDALWSTPGVVMTPHCSLDDHSAYLEGCLEVFIDNLVRFRSGHPLRNQVDVARGY, via the coding sequence ATGCATATTCATATCGAAAACGACGCCAGCGCACCGCAGGCCTTGCATCTGAGCATGCTGCATCTGCAACAGCAGTTGGATGCCCATCCGCAACTGCGCGGTCACTTTACCCTGAGCGAAAACAGCCATGTCGCGCATACCGCAGATTTCCTCGCCACCAGCGACATTCTGTGGAGCGGACGCAAGCTGGCGCTCGATACCTTCAGCGCACCACGCCTCGGCTGGGTGCAGGTGATGTCCGCCGGCGTCGAGCAGTGGCTGACACATCTGCCGCAGGGCGTGACGCTGACCAATGCGTCCGGCGTGCACGGCGATAAAGGTGCCGAGTTCATTTTGATGGCCGCGCTGATGTTCAACTTTGGCATTCCCGGTTTTCTGCAGGATCAGGCCCAACGCCTGTGGCGTCCCACCTTCGGCGGCTGCGCGCGTGGCAAAACGGTCTTGCTGCTCGGCGTCGGCGGTATCGGTACAGCGGCAGCGAAACTGCTGACCGCGCAGGGCTACCGCGTGATTGGCGTGACGCGCAGCGGCCAGTGCGATGCCGACGTAGCGCGTTGTATTCGCATTGATGCGATGGACGATGTTCTGCCGCAGGTGGATGTCCTGGTCTCAACGCTGCCGCTCACGCCCCAGACAGACAGGTTGTTTGACCGCCGCCGTCTCGATCTGCTGCCTGCCCGTGCTGGCATCGTGATTGTCGGTCGTGCCGCCGTGTTCGACTACACCGCGATGCGCGAAAAACTGTGCGCCGGTGAACTGGCCGGTGCGGTTCTGGATGTTTATCCGCAAGAGCCGCTGCCAGTGGACGATGCGCTGTGGAGCACGCCGGGCGTGGTGATGACACCGCACTGCAGCCTGGACGATCACAGTGCCTACCTTGAGGGCTGCCTTGAGGTGTTTATCGATAACCTGGTGCGTTTTCGCAGTGGCCATCCGCTGCGCAACCAGGTTGATGTTGCAAGAGGTTATTGA
- a CDS encoding alpha-hydroxy acid oxidase, with protein MPMHDLAALERLGDALFRYMQGQPADALADEPDANQQALRRFRLLPRVLQGNEAISTQTTLLNENWSAPLGVGAFAGDRIFHEEGLLPIARACKRLQLPLVISEETVTPLEQIGAEYDRCWLQLRAAGDVGRIKALIDQAAQAGFKNIVLTVLAPVHPVPGLQPGGFSIGEALKQRGWHTVGGTQPGVEPLPAFPVWRWQEIDEVAANCAARQLPLWLKGILHHDDAAPAAQHGVSGIIASNIGLRQSARWSTPVDQLADLQAVTRLPLLLDGGVRCGSDAVVARCLGASLSLSVRPIISALVAGGESAVFDLLSGWINEITAISHWCGVSDMAALNGSFVTEVRS; from the coding sequence ATGCCAATGCATGATCTTGCCGCTCTTGAACGTCTGGGCGATGCGCTGTTCCGCTATATGCAGGGGCAGCCCGCCGATGCGCTCGCTGACGAACCGGATGCTAACCAGCAAGCGCTGCGCCGTTTTCGCTTGCTGCCGCGTGTACTGCAGGGCAATGAGGCGATCAGCACCCAGACCACCCTCCTCAATGAAAACTGGTCTGCTCCGCTCGGCGTCGGTGCCTTTGCGGGGGATCGCATCTTCCATGAAGAGGGATTGCTGCCGATAGCCCGCGCCTGCAAACGTCTGCAACTGCCGCTGGTGATCTCCGAAGAGACGGTCACGCCGCTGGAGCAGATTGGCGCAGAGTACGATCGCTGCTGGCTACAGCTGCGCGCGGCGGGCGATGTTGGGCGTATCAAAGCTTTGATCGATCAGGCTGCACAAGCCGGATTCAAAAATATCGTTCTCACCGTGCTGGCACCGGTGCATCCGGTGCCGGGATTACAGCCAGGCGGCTTCTCAATTGGTGAAGCGCTCAAACAGCGCGGCTGGCACACCGTCGGCGGCACGCAACCGGGCGTTGAACCCTTGCCGGCCTTTCCGGTGTGGCGCTGGCAGGAAATTGACGAGGTGGCCGCAAACTGCGCTGCGCGTCAACTGCCGCTGTGGCTAAAAGGCATTTTGCATCATGACGATGCGGCACCGGCGGCACAGCACGGTGTGAGCGGCATCATCGCCTCGAATATTGGCCTGCGCCAAAGCGCGCGCTGGTCCACACCGGTCGATCAGCTCGCCGATTTACAGGCGGTCACTCGTCTGCCGCTGCTGCTGGATGGCGGCGTGCGCTGCGGCAGTGACGCGGTGGTGGCGCGCTGCCTGGGGGCTTCACTGTCACTCAGCGTGCGACCGATCATCAGCGCCCTGGTGGCCGGTGGCGAGAGCGCAGTGTTCGATCTGCTCTCCGGCTGGATCAATGAGATCACGGCTATCAGCCACTGGTGCGGTGTCAGCGACATGGCTGCGCTCAATGGCAGTTTTGTCACGGAGGTACGCAGCTGA